The Salminus brasiliensis chromosome 8, fSalBra1.hap2, whole genome shotgun sequence genome has a window encoding:
- the prpf40a gene encoding pre-mRNA-processing factor 40 homolog A isoform X5, translating to MPPPFMGPPGMPPHFPPMGMPPMGQRPPNMAPMPPGMMPPMMPPMGGPPMGQMPGMMPPMMPGMMMPPRMPAATMQPTGPPGVSPVDNATSAPGTTSAAANDSSPDDQPKKKSVWTEHKSLDGKTYYYNTETKQSTWEKPDELKSPAEQMLSKCPWKEYKSDTGKPYYYNSQTKESRWTKPKELEDLEVMIKAEENGNTDVVAPGTAPPLAAQTDSAVAMAAVAEADATMATAAAEEQLSQMPMQGAEVSSDAVLTSTEEPPIETPVSNDLSKEERPELVKKVYKWNTKEEAKQAFKELLKEKGVSSNASWEQAMKMIINDPRYSALPKLSEKKQAFNAYKVQTEKEEKEEARIKYKESKETFQRFLENHEKMTSTTRYKKAEQMFGDQEVWSCVPERDRLEIYEDVLFYLAKKEKEQAKQLRKRNWEALKNILDNMANVTYRTTWSEAQQYLLDNPTFAEDEELQNMDKEDALICFEEHIRALEKEEEEEKQKGLLRERRRQRKNRESFQKFLDELHDHGQLHSMSAWMEMYPTISADIRFASMLGQPGSTPLDLFKFYVEDLKARYHDEKRIIKDILKDKGFLVEISTSFEDFGSVISSDKRATTLDAGNIKLAFNSLLEKAEAREREREKEEARKMKRKEAAFKSMLKQATPPLEPEASWEGVRERFLKEPAFEDITLESERKRIFKDFMHVLEHECQHHHSKTKKHSKKSKKHHRKRSRSRSGSESEDDEYHSKKKKRSTSKSPSEHSSSGESERSYKKSKKHKKKGKKRRHKSASPESDGEKDRKGRDKDKDKENDKSRGKTRGESKQKSPKRKPAKEEGGWDTSGSELSEGELEKRRRTLLEQLDAP from the exons ATGCCCCCGCCTTTT ATGGGACCTCCGGGAATGCCGCCTCACTTCCCTCCGATGGGAATGCCGCCCATGGGCCAAAGGCCACCCAACATGGCTCCCATGCCCCCAGGGATGATGCCACCCATGATGCCCCCGATGGGAGGTCCTCCAATGGGTCAG ATGCCAGGCATGATGCCACCTATGATGCCCGGGATGATGATGCCACCTCGTATGCCAGCTGCAACGATGCAACCAACAGGACCG CCCGGTGTTAGCCCTGTGGATAACG cAACGTCTGCACCAGGAACTACT AGTGCAGCAGCAAATGACTCTTCCCCAGATGACCAGCCTAAAAAG AAGTCAGTGTGGACAGAACACAAGTCTCTGGATGGGAAGACCTATTACTACAACACTGAGACCAAGCAGTCTACATGGGAGAAGCCAGATGAACTGAAATCACCAGCAGAG CAAATGTTGTCTAAATGCCCGTGGAAAGAGTACAAGTCTGACACTGGAAAGCCATACTACTACAACTCTCAGACGAAAGAGTCTCGGTGGACAAAGCCTAAAGAGCTGGAGGATTTGGAAG TTATGATAAAAGCAGAGGAGAATGG GAACACAGACGTTGTAGCTCCTGGCACCGCGCCCCCTCTCGCAGCTCAGACAGACTCAGCGGTCGCTATGGCTGCTGTCGCCGAGGCCGATGCTACCATGGCAACGGCTGCTGCTGAAGAACAGCTCTCTCAGATGCCCATGCAGGGGGCTGAGGTCAGCAGTGATGCAGTTTTGACTTCAACTGAAGAACCGCCCATCGAGACACCAGTCAG TAACGACTTGTCTAAAGAAGAGAGGCCGGAGCTGGTGAAGAAAGTATACAAGTGGAACACCAAAGAGGAGGCGAAGCAGGCTTTTAAAGAACTGCTTAAGGAGAAG GGAGTCTCCTCGAATGCTTCTTGGGAGCAGGCTATGAAGATGATCATCAATGACCCTCGTTATAG TGCCCTGCCCAAGCTGAGTGAGAAGAAACAGGCCTTTAATGCCTACAAGGTTCAgacagagaaggaggagaaagaggaggccAGGATCAAATACAAGGAGTCCAAAGAGACGTTCCAGCGCTTCCTAGAGAACCATGAGAAAATGACCTCCACCACCAGATATAA GAAAGCGGAGCAGATGTTTGGGGATCAGGaggtgtggagctgtgttccggagagagacagactggaGATCTATGAAGATGTGCTTTTCTACTTGGCCAAGAAAGAGAAG GAGCAAGCCAAGCAGCTGAGGAAGAGAAACTGGGAAGCACTAAAAAACATTTTGGATAACATGGCCAACGTCACATACCGTACCACCTGGTCTGAGGCTCAGCAGTACCTTCTGGACAACCCCACCTTCGCTGAGGATGAAGAGCTTCAGA ATATGGATAAGGAGGATGCTTTGATCTGTTTCGAGGAACACATCCGTgctctggagaaggaggaggaagaggagaagcagaagggtctgctgagagagagacgAAGGCAACGCAAAAACAGAGAGTCATTTCAg AAatttctggatgagctgcacgaTCATGGACAGCTGCACTCCATGTCAGCATGGATGGAGATGTATCCAACCATCAGTGCAGACATACGCTTCGCCAGTATGCTAGGACAACCAG GCTCTACGCCTCTTGACTTGTTCAAGTTCTATGTGGAAGACCTAAAAGCTAGATACCATGATGAGAAGAGAATCATCAAAGACATCTTAAAG GATAAGGGCTTCCTGGTGGAGATCAGCACTAGCTTTGAGGACTTCGGCTCAGTTATCAGCTCGGATAAGAGAGCCACCACGCTGGACGCAGGCAACATCAAACTAGCCTTCAACAGT TTACTGGAGAAGGCTGAGGCacgagagagggaaagggagaagGAGGAGGCCAGAAAGATGAAGAGGAAAGAGGCAGCCTTCAAGAGCATGCTCAAACAGGCCACACCCCCACTGGAGCCTGAGGCTTCATGGGAAGGG gtgagagagagattccTAAAGGAGCCTGCATTCGAGGATATTACCCTGGAGTCTGAGAGAAAGAGgatatttaaagattttatgCATGTCctggag catGAGTGCCAGCATCATCACTCTAAAACCAAAAAGCACTCCAAGAAATCCAAGAAGCACCACAGAAAAAGATCTCGTTCTCGCTCA GGTTCTGAATCAGAGGATGATGAGTATCActcaaaaaagaagaaacgttCAACTTCAAAATCTCCGTCTGAGCACTCTTCCTCAGGAGAATCCG agaGAAGCTATAAAAAATCCAAGAAACACAAGAAGAAGGGAAAGAAGAGACGACACAAGTCT GCTTCCCCTGAATCTGATGGAGAGAAGGACAGGAAGGGGCGAGATAAAGACAAGGATAAAGAGAACGATAAGTCTAGAGGGAAGACACGCGGTGAATCCAAACAGAAATCTCCCAAGAGGAAACCAGCTAAAGAAGAG GGTGGGTGGGATACTTCGGGCAGTGAACTGAGTGAAGGAGAGCTGGAGAAGAGAAGACGAACTCTTCTGGAACAGTTAGACGCACCGTAG